A region of Phocoena phocoena chromosome 17, mPhoPho1.1, whole genome shotgun sequence DNA encodes the following proteins:
- the LOC136137349 gene encoding protein CEBPZOS-like — MACTLDPLAKKIFKGVLLAELVGIFGAYFLFKKMNASQDFRQTMSKKFPFILKAYYKSTEHSGMCRIREQDPEKRLNSKN, encoded by the coding sequence ATGGCCTGTACTCTGGATCCACTGGCAAAGAAGATCTTTAAGGGAGTTTTACTAGCTGAACTTGTGGGCATTTTTGGagcatattttttgtttaaaaagatgaACGCAAGCCAAGATTTCAGGCAAACAATGAGCAAGAAATTCCCCTTCATCTTGAAAGCTTATTACAAATCCACTGAACACTCTGGAATGTGCAGAATCAGAGAGCAAGATCCAGAAAAGAGGCTGAACAGCAAAAATTAG